ACTACTTCGGGCTGATGATGGTGGAGCGTGGCGACGCCGACGCCTTCGTCTCGGGCCTGACCTACGACTATGGCTCGGTGATCCGGCCGGCGCTGGAGGTGGTCGGGGTGCGGCCGGGCGTCAGGCGGGCCTGCGGCGCCTACATCCTGCTGGCGCAGGAGATCCCGGGCAGCAGCCTGAAGGCCCGCCCGTACTTCCTGACCGACGCGACGGTGAATATCGACCCGTCTGCTGAGGATCTGGCCGAGGCGGCGATCCTGGTGGCCGAGCTGGCCGGCGAGCTGGACACCGAGCCGCGCATCGCCATGCTCTCCTTCTCGAACTTCGGCAGCGTCAGCCACCCGCAGGCCGCCAAGATGCGGCGGGCGGCCGAGATCGTGCGGGAGCGGCGGCCGGATCTGGCCGTCGATGGCGAGATGCAGGCCGACACCGCCGTCGTCTCGGAGATCGTCCAGCAGCGTTACCCGTTCAGCCGGGTCTCGGAGGCGAACATCCTGGTCTGCCCGAGCCTCGAAGCCGCCAACATCAGCTACAAGCTGCTGGAGCGGATCGGCGGGGCCGAGGTGGTCGGGCCGGTGCTGCTGGGTATGGGCAAGTCGGTCCACGTCCTCCAGGCCGGCGACGAGGTCGCGAAGATCGTGCGGATGGCGGCGATGGCCGTCATGGACGCCCAGATCCGCGACGGATCGGGGCCGTCGTCGGAGGTGCGCGCGGCCGTCACCGGCTGACGACCAGGGGACGGCCTTCTCAGGACGGAGCCTACGTCCAGGCATCTCGGTCACGGCGCATTTCGAGTTGAAGCGGTCAGGGCGCGCTGCTACCATGCGCGCTCATGACTGCGTCAACAGATGACATTCGATCACCCACGGCCCCAAGAGACGACCTCTGCTTCATGCCGGCCGTCGAGCTGGCGGCGAGGATCCGCGAGCGCGCGGTGTCACCTGTCGAGGCAGTTGATGCCGTCCTGGCCCGCATTGATGCGTTGAACCCGACGCTCAACGCGTTCGTCTTCGTCCACGCCGACGAGGCCCGGCAGTTGGCGCGGGCGGCCGAAGCCGCCGTCATGCGCGGCGACGATCTCGGGCCGCTGCACGGCGTGCCGGTCTCCGTCAAAGACAACCTCGCCATCGCCGGGAAGCCGTCCACCTACGGCTCAAAGCTCCTGCAGGACAACGTCGCCGCTGAGACCTCCCCGATTGGCGAGCGGATCATCGCGTCGGGCGCCATCATCGTCGGGCGGACCAACACCCCCGAGTTCGCCTGGCGCGGATCGACCGACAACCCGCTCTGGGGGGAGACCCGCAACCCCTGGGACACTGGCAAGACAGCCGGCGGCTCCAGCGGCGGCGCTGGCGCGGCAGTCGCGTCGGGATTGGCCCCGCTGGCGCTCGGAACGGACGGCGCAGGCTCGATCCGCATCCCGGCCAGCTTCTGCGGGATCGTCGGGCACAAGCCGTCATTCGGGCGGGTGCCATTCTTCCCGTCCTCGGGGGCCGGCGAGCTGTCGGCGCACGCCGGGCCGATGACCCGCACCGTTCGCGACGCGGCACTGTTCCTCGACGTGATGTCTGGCCCCGACGACCGAGACCGCTTCTCGCTGCCCAGGACGCACGAGCGGTACATCCAGTCCGTCGAGGGCGGCGTGACTGGCTGGAAGGTCGCGTGGAGCCCCGATCTCGGGCACATCCCGCTCGATCCCGAGGTGCGGGCCATCGCGGAGGCGGGCTGGCGGGCGTTCGCGGAGGCCGGAGCGGCGCTGCTGGAGCCAGACCTCGGCCTGCCAGATCCCGAGCCGATGCTGGCCGTGCTCTACCCGTTCGCGCAGGCGGCCGGGCACGCCTCCCGCCCGCCAGAGCAGCACGCCGTGATGGACCCCGGCCTCGTCGCCATCGCCAAGGACGGCGCGAAGCTGACGGCAGTCACCATCGGCCAGACGATGGCCGCCCGCACGGCCTACTGGGACAAGATGTACCGGGCGTTCCTCAACTTCGACGTGCTGGTGACGCCGACCATCGCGGTGCCGCCCTTCGAGTGTGGCATCGTCGGCCCGACCCAGGTCAACGGGCAGGATGTCGTGCATCTCGCCTGGACGCTGGCCTACCCGTTCAACTTCACGGGCCAGCCAGCCGTCACCGTCCCCTGCGGCTTCACCCAGAATGGGCTGCCGGTCGGACTCCAGATCATCGGCAAGCGGTACGCCGACGGCGCGGTGCTGCGGGCCGCTGCCGCCTTCGAAGCGGTCCGCCCCTGGGCCGACCGCCGCCCATCCCTGTGAGCGCCAGTCAGCAAGCCCACGCCACGGACCACCTTCCGGCCGGCCGGGAGGTCGGCCGGCCGCGCCCAGGGATCGGGCAGCGCCGGTTTACGCTGGGCCAGGGGCGGTACATCGACGACCTGCCGGCCGGCGACTGCCTCCACGCGGCGTTCGTCCGAAGCCCGTACCCACATGCGCGGATCGTGTCGGTGGATCGGGCGGCGGCCGAACGCGCGGCCGGCGTCCATGCGGTCGTCGTCGGCGCGGAGCTTGGGCAGCAGGCGGCGATCCCCGTCAACCGCTTCACGCCCGACCTGAAGCTGCCGGACTACCGTGCCCTGAGCGGCAATGTGGCGCGCTACGTCGGCGAGCCGATCGCCGCCGTGGTGGCTGCCACACGGGCGCAGGCCGAGGATGCCGCCGCCCTCCTCGAGATCGAGTACGAGCCGCTGGCAGCCGTCACGACTGCCGGCGCGGCGCAGGCGGCTGACGCACCGGTCCTCCACCCCGACCTCGGCGACAACGTCTGCTACCGGCTGGCGGTCGCCGGCGGCGACGTCGAGGCGGCGTTCGCCGCGGCAACACACACGGTCGGCGTGCGGGTGGTGCACCACCGCATCAGCGCCACCCCGCTTGAGCCACGCGGCATCCTGGCCCGCTGGGATCCCGGCCTCGGAGAGCTGACGGTCTGGAACTCCTGCCAGACGCCGCATCAGCTCCGCGACGATCTTGCGATGGCGTTCGGGTTGCCGCAGCACCGGGTCCGCGTGATCGTGCCAGACCTGGGCGGCGGCTTCGGGGCGAAGGGCTCGACCTACCGCGAGGATGTGGCCGTCGCCGGGCTGGCGCGGCTGCTGGGCAAGCCCGTCAAGTGGATCTCGACGCGACGCGAAGACTTCCTCTCGACCCAGCACGCCCGCGACCAGATCGACGAGGCTGAGGCGGCCGTTGACGCGGACGGCCGCATCCTGGCGATCCGCACCAACACGACGACCAACCTCGGCGCGTTCCTGCTGGGCCGGAGCAGCCGGCAGGCCCTGCGGGTGACCCAGTTCGCGACCGGCGCGTATCGCATTCCGGCACATGCCGCCCTTGCCACCACGGTCTTCACCAATACGGTCCCGACCGGAGCCTACCGGGGGGCCGGCCGTCCGGAAGCGGCCTACATCGTGGAGCGGCTGATCGACGCCGTCGCCCGCGAGACGGACATCGACCCGGTCGAGATCCGCCGCCGCAACTTCCTGCGGTCGACTGACTTCCCGCACCGCACCCCGAACGGCGCAGCCTACGACAGCGGCGACTACCCGCAGATGCTGGAGAAGCTGGTGCAGGTGGCCGACTACGCGCGGCTGCGCCGGGAGCAGGCGCAGCGGCGGGCGGCCGGCGAGCTGGTCGGGATCGGCCTCGCCACGTTCATCGAGAACACGTCGGCTGGCTGGGAGAGCGGCGCGGTGCGCGTCGAG
This Chloroflexota bacterium DNA region includes the following protein-coding sequences:
- a CDS encoding xanthine dehydrogenase family protein — translated: MSASQQAHATDHLPAGREVGRPRPGIGQRRFTLGQGRYIDDLPAGDCLHAAFVRSPYPHARIVSVDRAAAERAAGVHAVVVGAELGQQAAIPVNRFTPDLKLPDYRALSGNVARYVGEPIAAVVAATRAQAEDAAALLEIEYEPLAAVTTAGAAQAADAPVLHPDLGDNVCYRLAVAGGDVEAAFAAATHTVGVRVVHHRISATPLEPRGILARWDPGLGELTVWNSCQTPHQLRDDLAMAFGLPQHRVRVIVPDLGGGFGAKGSTYREDVAVAGLARLLGKPVKWISTRREDFLSTQHARDQIDEAEAAVDADGRILAIRTNTTTNLGAFLLGRSSRQALRVTQFATGAYRIPAHAALATTVFTNTVPTGAYRGAGRPEAAYIVERLIDAVARETDIDPVEIRRRNFLRSTDFPHRTPNGAAYDSGDYPQMLEKLVQVADYARLRREQAQRRAAGELVGIGLATFIENTSAGWESGAVRVEADGTITVISGAIPMGQGVDTVLAQIVADTLGVSVERLQLRFGDTSLTQAAMGSFGSRSTAVGGSAVRQAALRVRERATVLAARLLESAPDDVEFADDVAFVRGAPERRVGWPRLSKAAYPAIGRPVPEEPGLEAHAFFGTDGEAIAAGAYLAVVSVDRDTGQIRLEQLIAVDDSGVVINPLLAEGQIHGAMAQGIGEALQERVVYDADGQLLTATLLDYALPTAGQVVRPVTDHIVTPSPLNPLGAKGMGEAGIIGTPPAIVNAAIDALAPLGVRHLDPPLHHEKIWRILRDAGV
- a CDS encoding amidase — protein: MTASTDDIRSPTAPRDDLCFMPAVELAARIRERAVSPVEAVDAVLARIDALNPTLNAFVFVHADEARQLARAAEAAVMRGDDLGPLHGVPVSVKDNLAIAGKPSTYGSKLLQDNVAAETSPIGERIIASGAIIVGRTNTPEFAWRGSTDNPLWGETRNPWDTGKTAGGSSGGAGAAVASGLAPLALGTDGAGSIRIPASFCGIVGHKPSFGRVPFFPSSGAGELSAHAGPMTRTVRDAALFLDVMSGPDDRDRFSLPRTHERYIQSVEGGVTGWKVAWSPDLGHIPLDPEVRAIAEAGWRAFAEAGAALLEPDLGLPDPEPMLAVLYPFAQAAGHASRPPEQHAVMDPGLVAIAKDGAKLTAVTIGQTMAARTAYWDKMYRAFLNFDVLVTPTIAVPPFECGIVGPTQVNGQDVVHLAWTLAYPFNFTGQPAVTVPCGFTQNGLPVGLQIIGKRYADGAVLRAAAAFEAVRPWADRRPSL